The Bacteroidota bacterium genome includes a region encoding these proteins:
- a CDS encoding T9SS type A sorting domain-containing protein — protein MIRTLQTLLKGATLLLGLFLLSNNVSAQYCTPDYTVGTGDGDYIDGVELGDISNFTGAGEDLNDYTDLSTLLNPGLAYDLILYNTPSWTETYNAWIDWNQDEVFTDDEKLAASDLVLDPGITGTINFTVPFTALPGTTRMRVMCVYFPGEPIDPCSVGYYTYGEAEDYSINIPAAGPYDLGVTSIIGLSSGCDLGITPLTVTITNLGTEPSGDFDIAYQVTDPVLGLLPVVTEAYTGAVIPSLTSIEYTFATSIDLSNIGDYFITAYTIYAPDIEPLDDASDKSLTSIPTIVTFPYYQDFEDGSAGWVSGGTESSWELGEPAGFAIVGPPPPTPGSLNSWTTSLTDYYNLNEKSYVVSPCLDFSTLLLPFIEFDLNYDIQLYDDGAKMQYSIDGGATWSDLGGIGTGENWYNHDACYAMYPTFYIDDYNGWSGNSAGWLHAYHDLTFLAGESSVKLRFVFASSNYWNFNDGFAFDNVWIGDPYPNDVGVTDVVDPTSGPSLTDIETVSVEVTNFGTITQTGFPVSYRVDAGPIYTETFTGTLAAGESGIHTFSSTADLSVDGDYIFKAWTSLAPDEDLLNDTLIETISNLEPLTGTAAYYIYSNVTGFEPWYVVSNDAHMDDVFGVGEWTTDFYETVDPAVLFGTGTCFIYLEGSDSHADEMELFLNANMTAMQNWVASGGHLLINAAPNEGDGMNLGFDDVHLDYSWFTGNVEASDPGHPVWAGPFTPTATSMTGGSYGHATVSGDDLTPILYDSFNPDKIVLAEKYWGAGIVIFGGMTMTDFHGPFTEAQNFRKNLISYLAICTISDHDVGVQSILSPQTACGLTAIEPVIIKVRNYGFLPQTDVQVSYELDGGGVVTETVPGTLEVGASIDYTFSATVNLAGITDYDLVSWTELPLDTIYSNDTSNVNIVNIPVISTFPYFQTWESGGESGWVASGAASTWELGYPDGPVINTPPVATPGSQYSWATSLLANYNDGETSYLESPCFDMTSLLIPYVEVDLWWVTEEFWDGLQLEYSTDGGASWTLLGDIGTGDNWYTNYGIALGEENGWVGNGPGWVTAHHDVSFLAGETDVKFRFFFAADGIYNFDGIGLDNFRLQDPFPNDIGVTDLVTPVSGVDLTSTEVVSVNVTNFGLLSQTLFPVSYQVDAGLVVTETFTGTLDIGETEVFTFATTADLSAPGIYTICAWTSLATDEDITNDELPGCQPVVNFEPVSGTGAYYIYSEFVGFEPGYLNSNSTAMDEVFGDDAWFLNYYESMDIYSVFSEVNCFIFLEASENHWSEFESFFNENSDLIEGWVASGGNLFINASPWEGDGGSVGFGGVTVDYPWYTYNTMATDPAHPILNGPFIPVTADLYGFYVGYAKTTGLGITPIINDLYCADCYLLSEKTWGDGRVIFGNMSVPEYYTPAAEAQNLRQNIIDYLKLCTPVDIGVSELVTPIGGCGMTANEEVTIVITNYGPTTVTNTPVKFQLDADPIVVETAPGPIPVGGTYTYTFDATADMSVAGPHTLVAWTDFSGDEDETNDLLSTDLESFATPSIEFGPNMTVCDEVILDALNVGSTYLWSTGETTQTISVTVTGVYSVTITNPTSGCSVTDEISVTVNYTPIADFSSVTTGLTVVFTNLSTDGAAYNWSFGDGGTSTTANPSHTYAVEGAYTVTLTVTNGCGSDFYSFVIEVGDAINDITLADAISVYPNPTSDNTTVTINMTEAEDLTLELVNTLGQTVWSAHPGPITTATFEINMTPFASGVYQLNISSENATTTKQIILSK, from the coding sequence ATGATTCGAACTTTACAAACCCTCCTGAAAGGTGCAACGCTTCTTTTGGGATTATTTCTTTTATCCAATAATGTAAGTGCTCAATACTGCACGCCCGACTACACAGTCGGAACTGGTGATGGAGATTATATTGACGGTGTGGAGTTGGGGGATATTTCAAATTTCACCGGTGCGGGTGAAGATTTGAACGATTATACCGACCTTTCTACTCTACTCAATCCCGGTTTAGCCTATGACCTGATTTTGTATAACACACCTTCCTGGACAGAAACCTATAATGCATGGATCGACTGGAATCAGGATGAAGTGTTTACAGATGATGAAAAGTTAGCCGCTTCTGATCTTGTACTTGACCCGGGAATTACAGGTACTATAAATTTTACAGTACCCTTTACTGCATTGCCCGGTACAACTCGCATGAGGGTTATGTGCGTTTACTTTCCCGGCGAACCTATTGATCCTTGTTCTGTTGGCTATTACACCTATGGCGAAGCTGAGGATTATTCTATTAATATACCTGCAGCAGGACCTTATGATCTTGGAGTTACTTCCATTATTGGTCTGTCAAGTGGTTGCGATCTCGGTATTACCCCATTAACAGTTACTATCACAAATCTTGGTACAGAACCTTCCGGTGATTTTGATATTGCTTATCAGGTAACGGATCCTGTTCTTGGTTTATTGCCTGTTGTTACTGAAGCATATACGGGAGCCGTTATTCCTTCCCTTACTTCTATAGAATATACTTTTGCTACAAGTATTGATCTCTCCAATATTGGTGATTATTTTATAACAGCATATACTATTTATGCACCGGATATTGAACCCCTTGATGATGCTAGTGACAAGTCACTTACTTCAATTCCTACCATAGTAACTTTTCCTTATTATCAGGATTTTGAAGATGGTTCGGCAGGTTGGGTTTCGGGTGGAACAGAAAGTTCGTGGGAACTCGGCGAACCTGCTGGATTTGCCATAGTAGGACCTCCCCCTCCAACACCCGGAAGTTTAAATTCATGGACTACCTCACTTACGGACTATTATAATCTTAATGAAAAATCGTATGTGGTTTCTCCATGTCTCGATTTTTCAACCCTTTTGTTGCCATTTATTGAATTCGACCTTAATTATGATATTCAATTATATGATGATGGTGCTAAAATGCAATATTCAATCGACGGCGGTGCTACATGGTCAGATCTTGGAGGAATAGGAACCGGCGAAAACTGGTATAACCACGACGCATGTTATGCAATGTATCCAACATTTTATATCGATGATTACAATGGATGGTCGGGAAATAGTGCCGGTTGGTTACACGCCTATCATGATCTTACTTTCCTTGCAGGAGAATCTTCTGTTAAGTTGAGATTCGTTTTTGCATCCAGCAACTACTGGAATTTTAACGACGGATTTGCCTTTGATAATGTTTGGATCGGCGATCCTTATCCTAATGATGTAGGTGTTACCGATGTTGTTGACCCTACTTCAGGTCCCTCACTTACCGATATTGAAACCGTTTCCGTTGAGGTGACCAATTTTGGAACCATTACACAAACCGGTTTTCCAGTTTCCTATCGTGTGGATGCAGGTCCAATTTATACAGAAACCTTTACAGGTACTTTAGCTGCAGGTGAATCTGGAATTCATACTTTTTCTAGCACCGCTGACTTAAGTGTTGATGGAGATTACATATTTAAAGCCTGGACCTCTCTGGCACCGGATGAAGATCTATTAAATGATACACTAATTGAAACTATCAGCAACCTTGAACCACTTACCGGAACTGCAGCCTATTATATTTATAGCAATGTTACCGGTTTTGAACCTTGGTACGTAGTTTCAAACGATGCCCATATGGACGATGTTTTTGGCGTTGGCGAATGGACCACAGATTTTTATGAAACTGTTGACCCTGCTGTATTATTTGGCACAGGAACTTGTTTCATTTATTTGGAAGGATCTGATAGCCATGCCGATGAAATGGAATTATTTCTGAATGCAAATATGACTGCTATGCAGAACTGGGTTGCATCGGGCGGGCATTTATTAATAAATGCTGCTCCAAATGAGGGAGATGGAATGAACTTAGGTTTTGATGATGTTCACCTCGATTATTCGTGGTTCACAGGCAATGTGGAAGCCTCTGACCCGGGTCATCCGGTTTGGGCTGGTCCTTTTACACCAACTGCAACTTCCATGACAGGTGGATCATATGGACACGCAACAGTTTCAGGTGACGATTTAACGCCTATTCTTTACGATTCATTTAATCCTGATAAAATTGTACTTGCAGAAAAATATTGGGGAGCCGGAATTGTAATTTTCGGAGGAATGACCATGACAGACTTCCATGGCCCATTCACCGAAGCTCAGAATTTTAGAAAAAATCTCATATCCTATCTTGCAATTTGTACAATATCTGATCATGATGTTGGAGTACAATCTATTTTATCTCCACAAACAGCTTGCGGACTTACTGCTATTGAACCTGTTATCATTAAAGTTAGAAATTATGGTTTCCTTCCTCAAACAGATGTTCAGGTTTCCTATGAGTTAGATGGAGGCGGTGTAGTTACAGAAACCGTTCCGGGTACCCTTGAAGTAGGAGCATCTATAGATTACACTTTTTCAGCTACCGTAAACCTTGCAGGTATAACTGATTATGATCTGGTTTCATGGACAGAATTACCTTTAGATACCATTTATAGTAATGATACATCTAATGTTAATATCGTTAATATACCGGTAATTTCAACATTCCCTTATTTCCAAACCTGGGAATCAGGTGGAGAATCAGGATGGGTTGCCTCCGGTGCTGCTTCCACTTGGGAACTTGGATATCCTGATGGTCCCGTTATTAATACTCCACCTGTGGCAACACCAGGAAGCCAGTACTCATGGGCCACTAGTTTATTAGCAAATTATAACGATGGCGAAACAAGTTATTTAGAATCGCCTTGTTTCGATATGACCTCATTATTAATACCATATGTTGAAGTTGACCTTTGGTGGGTGACTGAAGAATTCTGGGATGGTTTACAATTGGAATATTCCACCGATGGAGGTGCTTCCTGGACACTCCTAGGAGATATTGGAACCGGTGACAACTGGTATACTAATTATGGAATTGCATTAGGTGAAGAGAATGGTTGGGTTGGGAATGGTCCTGGTTGGGTTACAGCTCATCACGATGTATCATTCCTTGCTGGTGAAACCGATGTGAAATTCCGTTTCTTCTTTGCAGCTGATGGTATATATAATTTTGATGGTATTGGTCTTGATAACTTCCGACTTCAAGATCCATTCCCGAATGATATTGGTGTTACAGATCTGGTTACACCGGTTTCTGGTGTTGATCTCACTTCTACCGAGGTGGTGTCAGTTAACGTAACAAATTTCGGACTTCTTTCACAAACACTTTTCCCAGTTTCCTATCAGGTTGACGCGGGTTTAGTTGTTACTGAAACTTTCACCGGCACACTTGATATTGGTGAAACAGAAGTATTTACTTTCGCTACCACAGCTGATCTTAGTGCTCCTGGAATTTATACCATTTGTGCATGGACTTCCCTTGCTACAGATGAGGATATCACTAATGATGAACTTCCTGGTTGTCAACCGGTGGTTAATTTTGAACCGGTGTCAGGAACAGGTGCTTACTATATTTATAGTGAATTTGTTGGTTTCGAACCAGGTTATCTGAATTCAAATTCCACAGCTATGGATGAAGTTTTCGGAGATGATGCATGGTTCCTTAATTATTATGAATCTATGGATATTTACTCCGTTTTCAGCGAGGTGAATTGTTTCATATTCTTAGAAGCCAGCGAAAATCACTGGAGCGAATTTGAGTCTTTCTTTAATGAAAATTCAGATTTAATAGAAGGATGGGTAGCATCAGGTGGTAATTTATTTATCAATGCATCTCCGTGGGAAGGTGATGGTGGTTCAGTTGGATTTGGAGGAGTTACTGTTGATTATCCTTGGTATACTTATAATACAATGGCAACAGATCCTGCACACCCTATCCTCAACGGACCTTTCATTCCTGTTACGGCTGATCTTTATGGATTTTATGTCGGTTATGCTAAAACAACAGGTTTAGGCATAACTCCAATTATAAATGACCTGTATTGTGCTGATTGTTATTTATTATCGGAAAAAACCTGGGGTGATGGTCGTGTTATATTCGGAAACATGAGCGTGCCTGAATATTATACTCCTGCTGCGGAAGCTCAAAACCTTCGTCAGAATATTATCGATTATTTGAAATTGTGTACTCCGGTTGATATTGGTGTTTCCGAATTAGTAACTCCAATAGGAGGATGCGGAATGACAGCGAACGAGGAAGTAACAATTGTGATCACCAATTATGGTCCAACCACAGTAACAAACACTCCGGTAAAATTCCAACTTGACGCTGACCCGATTGTTGTGGAAACAGCTCCTGGTCCAATACCGGTTGGAGGAACGTATACATATACTTTTGATGCAACAGCCGATATGTCTGTTGCCGGACCGCATACTCTTGTTGCCTGGACAGATTTTAGTGGAGATGAAGATGAAACAAACGACCTTTTATCTACAGATTTAGAATCATTTGCAACTCCATCAATCGAATTTGGACCAAACATGACCGTGTGTGATGAAGTTATACTTGATGCCTTAAATGTTGGAAGCACCTACTTATGGAGTACAGGTGAAACAACTCAAACAATTTCTGTTACTGTAACAGGAGTTTATTCCGTTACCATTACTAATCCAACTTCGGGTTGTTCCGTTACTGATGAAATTAGTGTAACTGTAAACTACACACCAATTGCTGACTTTAGTTCAGTAACAACAGGTTTAACGGTAGTATTTACCAACCTTTCAACCGATGGAGCTGCATATAACTGGAGTTTTGGAGATGGAGGAACATCAACTACTGCCAATCCTTCACATACATATGCAGTAGAAGGTGCTTATACAGTAACTCTTACAGTAACAAATGGTTGTGGTTCAGACTTTTATAGTTTCGTGATCGAGGTTGGAGATGCAATTAATGACATCACTTTAGCGGATGCAATTAGTGTATATCCTAACCCAACATCCGACAATACTACTGTAACTATCAACATGACAGAAGCAGAAGATCTGACACTGGAATTGGTGAATACTTTAGGTCAAACCGTATGGTCTGCTCATCCGGGTCCCATAACTACAGCAACATTTGAAATAAATATGACTCCTTTTGCAAGTGGTGTTTATCAATTAAATATTTCAAGTGAAAATGCAACAACAACTAAACAAATAATTCTTAGTAAATAA